In one window of Oncorhynchus gorbuscha isolate QuinsamMale2020 ecotype Even-year linkage group LG23, OgorEven_v1.0, whole genome shotgun sequence DNA:
- the LOC124010721 gene encoding uncharacterized protein LOC124010721, translated as MATIHCSAEGPLLEYRWSWPDHQGEMWSQEQNGQHYNIKSPESVSYTCEARNPVSEKTLTYSSNDCLATGVLLVAVVVAVVVWLVKKRSKDLRSTGNASHLEEGREKTVEISQAEIVKEENKLLLDEELKDRVSQINQTSEAVKTGEKKPLLDKAGSTDTDVIVSNIPFKLNNQNQVWGRESGKKQREKKEQNTESKQNMNVTLETVTQDSVQTAPPKPPRSSLNYNSPYPQTLETQHSREHHGRGTDQSMAGYGTEREGAGDGQLMPQKVLILDTEEESGGKEEGTREDGEDVEKEKVGGDDSVTEEGEGQEDTDRRDDGGERNGQERD; from the exons ATGGCAACAATTCACTGCAGTGCTGAGGGTCCACTGTTGGAATACCGCTGGTCTTGGCCTGACCACCAGGGGGAGATGTGGAGCCAGGAGCAGAATGGACAGCACTACAACATCAAATCCCCAGAGTCAGTCAGCTACACCTGTGAGGCCAGGAACCCAGTCAGTGAGAAGACACTGACCTACAGCAGCAATGACTGTCTGGCTACAG GTGTCTTGTTGGTTGCTGTTGTGGTTGCTGTTGTGGTCTGGCTCGTCAAGAAGCGTTCCAAAG ATTTGCGGAGCACAGGGAATGCCAGCCATCTTGAAGAGGGTCGAGAGAAGACGGTGGAAATCAGCCAGGCAGAGATTGTGAAAGAGGAGAATAAGCTATTACTAGATGAAGAACTAAAGGACAGGGTCAGTCAGATCAACCAGACCAGTGAGGCTGTGAAAACTGGAGAGAAGAAACCATTACTAGACAAGGCAGGATCCACTGatacagatgttattgtgagtaaTATCCCGTTCAAACTGAACAACCAGAATCAGGTTTGGGGTCGGGAGTCCGGAAAGAAACAGAGGGAAAAAAAAGAGCAGAACACAGAATCCAAACAGAACATGAATGTTACCTTGGAGACTGTTACCCAAGATTCTGTCCAAACTGCTCCTCCAAAACCACCTCGGAGCAGCCTTAACTATAATTCACCGTACCCACAGACTCTGGAGACACAGCACAGCAGAGAGCATCATGGGAGAGGAACTGACCAAAGCATGGCTGGTtatggcacagagagagagggagcgggagatgGACAGCTTATGCCCCAGAAAGTCCTCATCTtagacacagaggaagagagtggaggaaaggaggaggggacaAGAGAGGACGGAGAAGATGTTGAGAAAGAGAAGGTAGGAGGAGATGATTCagtgacagaggagggagaggggcaagAAGATACAGataggagagatgatggaggagaaagaaatggacaagagagagactga